One window of Thermoplasmatales archaeon genomic DNA carries:
- a CDS encoding tautomerase family protein, whose protein sequence is MPIVHVFLWEGRKDEEIKEMVKKLTKVFVDMGIPENAVEILVHDVPKTRWAIGGEFASKKFRNI, encoded by the coding sequence ATGCCAATAGTTCATGTATTTCTCTGGGAAGGAAGGAAAGATGAGGAAATAAAGGAAATGGTGAAGAAATTAACAAAAGTTTTCGTTGATATGGGAATACCAGAAAATGCTGTTGAAATTTTAGTGCATGATGTTCCAAAAACAAGATGGGCAATTGGAGGAGAATTTGCATCGAAAAAATTTCGAAATATTTAA